One window of Pseudomonas urmiensis genomic DNA carries:
- a CDS encoding efflux RND transporter periplasmic adaptor subunit, producing MKKFFSLIATLLVLVAAVAIGRQLWLHYMTTPWTRDGRVRADIINVAADVPGYVTDVPVRDNQRVKKGDVLIQIDAEHYQVAVDQAKALVASRKATWEMRKVNAKRRADMDNLVISKENRDDASNIASSALADYQQAQAQLAAAELNLKRTRIVATVDGYVTNLNIHRGDYARTGEPVMAVVDENSFWVYGFFEETKLPHVKVGDQAELQMMSGERIKGHVESIARGIYDRDNPQSRELIADVNPTFNWVRLAQRVPVRIHIDEVPDGFLLAAGTTCTVVVKPGEG from the coding sequence ATGAAAAAGTTCTTCAGCCTGATTGCCACCCTGCTGGTGCTGGTCGCCGCCGTGGCCATCGGCCGCCAGTTGTGGCTGCACTACATGACCACCCCGTGGACCCGCGACGGCCGCGTGCGCGCCGACATCATCAACGTCGCCGCCGACGTCCCGGGCTATGTCACCGACGTGCCGGTGCGCGATAACCAGCGGGTAAAGAAGGGCGATGTGCTGATCCAGATCGACGCCGAGCACTATCAGGTCGCGGTCGATCAGGCCAAGGCCCTGGTCGCTTCGCGCAAGGCCACCTGGGAGATGCGCAAGGTCAACGCCAAGCGCCGCGCCGACATGGACAACCTGGTGATCTCCAAGGAAAACCGCGACGACGCCAGCAACATCGCAAGCTCCGCCCTGGCCGATTACCAGCAGGCCCAGGCGCAATTGGCGGCAGCCGAGCTCAACCTCAAGCGTACGCGCATCGTGGCCACCGTCGACGGTTACGTGACCAACCTGAATATCCATCGTGGCGACTATGCGCGTACCGGCGAGCCGGTGATGGCAGTGGTCGATGAGAACTCGTTCTGGGTGTATGGGTTCTTTGAAGAGACCAAGCTGCCACATGTGAAGGTGGGCGATCAGGCTGAGCTGCAGATGATGAGTGGCGAGCGGATCAAGGGCCATGTGGAGAGCATCGCTCGCGGGATCTATGATCGCGACAACCCGCAGAGCCGCGAATTGATTGCCGATGTGAACCCGACCTTCAACTGGGTGCGCTTGGCCCAGCGAGTGCCGGTGCGGATTCACATCGATGAAGTGCCGGACGGGTTTTTGTTGGCGGCGGGGACTACCTGTACCGTGGTGGTCAAGCCTGGCGAGGGTTGA
- a CDS encoding efflux transporter outer membrane subunit: protein MKPLLPLSPLLLAVLLAGCTLGPDFQRPDSQAPQDWAALQGPAAASQPVAEPLELRWWDSFHDAQLSALIQRVAERNLDLQMASARLLQSRALRSSVAAEQAPSVDANAGYSRARNSAEGLNDPSGKAGKSAFNLWQGDLVAGWELDLWGRVRRQVEAADATVAVAENDRRGVLLALLSETAGNYIQLRAVQHTLEVTQDNLKVAQHSLELSQDRQAQGVATRLDVAQAGAQVASIEARLPTLEARRDDLINALSLLAAEPPRSLQSELLKTGELPAPQEKFAIGVPSELAERRPDIRQAEARLHAATASIGVAKADFYPSIRLSGSMGFQAMQLSDFGAWDSRRFAFGPQLSLPIFEGGRLTGTLQLREAQQQEAALNYRKVVLAAWHEIDDVLRLYNASQLRRDHLAEAVRENRIALQTAQRQYVEGAVDFLNVLSVQSALLASEEQWIDSSAAVSQAMVGLYKALGGGWQAFDQEPPRV from the coding sequence ATGAAACCGCTATTGCCCTTGAGCCCCTTGCTGCTTGCCGTACTGCTGGCAGGCTGCACCCTCGGGCCGGACTTCCAGCGCCCTGACAGCCAAGCGCCGCAGGACTGGGCGGCGCTACAAGGCCCGGCTGCGGCTAGCCAGCCGGTGGCCGAACCGCTGGAGCTGCGCTGGTGGGACAGCTTTCACGATGCCCAGCTCAGCGCCCTGATCCAGCGCGTCGCCGAGCGCAACCTCGACTTGCAGATGGCCAGCGCCCGCCTGCTGCAAAGCCGCGCCCTGCGTAGCAGCGTGGCGGCCGAGCAGGCGCCGTCGGTGGATGCCAATGCCGGTTACAGTCGTGCCCGCAATAGCGCCGAAGGCCTCAACGACCCGTCCGGTAAGGCCGGCAAGTCGGCGTTCAACCTGTGGCAGGGCGACTTGGTCGCAGGCTGGGAGCTGGACCTGTGGGGCCGGGTACGGCGGCAGGTGGAAGCCGCCGATGCGACAGTGGCCGTGGCCGAGAATGATCGGCGCGGGGTGCTGCTGGCGTTGCTGTCGGAAACTGCCGGTAACTACATTCAGCTGCGCGCCGTACAGCACACCCTGGAGGTCACCCAGGACAACCTCAAGGTCGCCCAGCACAGCCTAGAGCTGTCCCAGGATCGCCAGGCGCAAGGCGTTGCCACCCGTTTGGATGTGGCCCAGGCCGGGGCCCAGGTGGCCTCGATCGAAGCGCGCCTGCCAACGCTGGAGGCGCGCCGCGATGACCTGATCAACGCCCTGAGCCTGCTCGCCGCCGAGCCACCGCGCAGCTTGCAGAGCGAGCTGCTGAAGACCGGCGAGCTGCCGGCGCCGCAGGAGAAATTCGCCATTGGCGTGCCATCTGAGCTGGCTGAGCGCCGCCCGGATATCCGCCAGGCCGAAGCGCGCTTGCATGCTGCCACCGCCAGCATCGGCGTGGCCAAGGCCGATTTCTACCCCAGTATTCGCTTGTCCGGCAGCATGGGTTTCCAGGCCATGCAGCTGTCTGATTTTGGCGCGTGGGACTCACGCCGGTTTGCCTTTGGCCCGCAGTTGTCGCTGCCGATTTTCGAAGGTGGCAGGCTGACCGGAACTTTGCAATTGCGCGAGGCCCAGCAACAGGAAGCGGCGCTGAACTACCGCAAGGTGGTGCTGGCTGCCTGGCATGAGATCGACGATGTGTTGCGCTTGTATAACGCCAGTCAGCTGCGCCGCGATCATTTGGCCGAGGCGGTGCGGGAGAACCGGATTGCCTTGCAAACCGCTCAGCGCCAGTACGTCGAAGGGGCGGTGGACTTTCTCAATGTGCTGAGCGTGCAGTCGGCGTTGTTGGCCAGTGAAGAGCAGTGGATCGACAGCTCGGCGGCGGTTTCGCAGGCCATGGTGGGTTTGTACAAGGCGTTGGGTGGGGGGTGGCAGGCGTTTGACCAAGAGCCGCCTAGGGTGTGA
- a CDS encoding MFS transporter yields MSSLTAPTAALATASAPAAPAQTAFGLRVVVGLFGVLLAVLCAGLNEAVTKISLADIRGAMGIGADEGAWLLAVYAAASVSAMAFSPWLATTFSLRRFTLTAIGLFAVLGLLQPYAPNLHSLMLLRVVQGLASGALPPMLMSVALRFLPPGIKVYGLACYALTATFGPNLGTPLAGLWTEYVGWQWAFWQIILPSLLAMACVGWGLPQDPLRLERFKQFDWRGVLLGLPALSCIVLGLSLGDRWGWFDSPLICWLLGGGLLLLVLFMYNEWSEPLPFFQLRMLSRRNLSFALVTLAGVLIVLSGVGTIPSAYLAQIQGYRPAQTSPLMMLVAMPQLLALPLTAALCNIRAVDCRWVLAVGLAMLALSCVGSSLLTSQWIRDNFYGFYLLQVFGQPMAVLPLLMLSTNGMTPQEGPFASSWFNTVKGLSAVIATGLLDALGTLRRHFHSNHLVDSLGNAPLIDDRAAGLAQRIHQQALVLTSADLYLVMAGIAVALICLIPFVPTRVYPPRAVA; encoded by the coding sequence ATGAGTTCTTTGACCGCGCCTACCGCCGCGCTCGCTACCGCCTCGGCGCCCGCTGCGCCTGCGCAAACGGCGTTCGGCCTGCGGGTGGTGGTCGGCTTGTTTGGCGTACTGCTGGCAGTGCTCTGCGCGGGTCTCAACGAAGCGGTGACGAAGATTTCCCTGGCCGATATCCGCGGCGCCATGGGCATCGGCGCCGACGAGGGCGCCTGGCTGCTGGCGGTGTACGCCGCGGCTTCGGTGTCGGCCATGGCGTTTTCACCCTGGCTGGCCACGACCTTCTCGCTACGCCGCTTCACCCTGACTGCCATCGGCTTGTTCGCTGTGCTCGGCTTGCTGCAACCCTATGCACCCAACCTGCACAGCCTGATGCTGCTGCGCGTCGTGCAAGGCCTGGCCTCAGGCGCCTTGCCGCCAATGCTGATGAGCGTCGCCCTGCGCTTCCTGCCGCCGGGGATCAAGGTCTATGGCCTGGCCTGCTACGCCCTGACTGCCACCTTCGGCCCTAACCTTGGCACGCCGCTGGCGGGGTTGTGGACCGAATATGTCGGCTGGCAGTGGGCGTTCTGGCAGATCATCCTGCCTTCCCTGCTGGCGATGGCCTGCGTCGGCTGGGGCCTGCCGCAAGACCCGCTGCGCCTGGAGCGCTTCAAACAGTTCGACTGGCGCGGGGTGCTGCTCGGTTTACCGGCGCTCAGTTGCATCGTCCTCGGCCTGTCGCTGGGTGACCGCTGGGGCTGGTTCGACTCGCCGCTGATCTGCTGGCTGCTCGGTGGCGGCCTGCTGCTGTTGGTGCTGTTCATGTACAACGAATGGTCCGAGCCGCTGCCGTTCTTTCAACTGCGCATGCTCTCGCGGCGTAACCTCAGTTTCGCCCTGGTGACCTTGGCCGGGGTGCTGATCGTGCTTTCCGGTGTGGGCACAATTCCATCGGCGTACCTGGCGCAGATCCAGGGCTATCGGCCGGCGCAGACCAGCCCATTGATGATGCTGGTGGCCATGCCGCAACTGCTGGCCCTGCCGCTGACTGCTGCGCTGTGTAACATCCGCGCAGTGGATTGCCGTTGGGTGCTGGCGGTTGGCCTGGCGATGCTGGCGCTGTCGTGCGTGGGCAGCAGCCTGCTGACCTCGCAGTGGATTCGCGACAACTTCTACGGTTTCTACTTGCTGCAGGTGTTTGGCCAGCCGATGGCCGTGCTGCCGCTGCTGATGCTTTCCACCAACGGCATGACGCCGCAGGAGGGGCCGTTCGCCTCGTCCTGGTTCAACACCGTCAAGGGCTTGTCTGCGGTGATCGCCACCGGCCTGCTCGATGCCCTTGGGACCCTGCGCCGGCATTTTCATTCCAACCACCTGGTGGACAGCCTGGGTAATGCGCCGCTGATCGATGATCGCGCCGCAGGCCTTGCGCAACGCATCCATCAACAGGCCCTGGTGCTGACCTCGGCCGATCTGTACCTGGTCATGGCGGGCATCGCCGTGGCCCTTATCTGCCTTATTCCTTTCGTGCCCACTCGGGTCTATCCACCGCGTGCGGTGGCCTGA
- a CDS encoding DUF1656 domain-containing protein produces the protein MPREIAFHGVYMPTMTLMFLFAAGLAWGLDRFIASVDGYRFFWHPALLRLCLFICLFGAMALSVYW, from the coding sequence ATGCCCCGTGAGATCGCCTTCCATGGCGTGTACATGCCCACCATGACCTTGATGTTCCTGTTCGCCGCAGGCTTGGCCTGGGGCCTGGACCGCTTCATCGCAAGCGTTGACGGCTACCGCTTCTTCTGGCACCCGGCGTTGCTGCGCCTGTGCCTGTTCATCTGCCTTTTCGGCGCCATGGCGCTGTCTGTCTACTGGTGA
- a CDS encoding HlyD family secretion protein has product MTNNRKTLVIGSVLAVAVLAGLIGPWLLGSDHQQRTNDAYVIADYTVVAPKVAGFIKEVLVEDNQQVKAGQLLATIDARDYQAALDAAQAQLLVAKAQSADARATLDRQGSLIAQAEAAVKAAQAEMAFAEHEVNRYSRLAEQGAGTVQNAQQARSRVDQARARLANTQAALVATRKQVDILSAQVASADGQLKRAEAGVEKAELDLSYTRITAPVDGMVGERALRVGAYVNPGARLLSVVPLEQAYVVGNFQETQLTHVQLGQPVSISVDTFAGETLKGHVQSIAPATGVTFAAVKPDNATGNFTKVVQRIPVKIVFDDGQPLLQRLRVGMSVVATIDTQGDTLAGKEVTAR; this is encoded by the coding sequence ATGACCAACAATCGCAAGACTCTCGTCATCGGCTCGGTGCTGGCCGTGGCCGTCCTGGCCGGCCTGATTGGCCCGTGGCTGCTCGGCAGCGACCATCAGCAACGGACCAACGATGCCTACGTGATCGCCGACTACACCGTGGTCGCGCCAAAAGTGGCAGGTTTCATCAAAGAGGTCTTGGTCGAGGACAACCAGCAGGTCAAGGCCGGCCAGTTGCTGGCGACGATCGATGCGCGCGACTATCAGGCCGCCCTCGATGCTGCGCAAGCGCAGTTGCTGGTAGCCAAGGCGCAAAGCGCCGATGCCCGCGCCACGCTCGACCGCCAAGGCTCTCTGATCGCCCAGGCTGAGGCGGCGGTGAAAGCGGCCCAGGCTGAGATGGCCTTCGCCGAGCATGAGGTCAATCGCTACAGCCGTCTGGCCGAGCAGGGCGCCGGTACCGTGCAGAATGCCCAGCAAGCGCGCAGCCGGGTCGATCAGGCCCGTGCGCGCCTGGCCAACACCCAGGCGGCATTGGTCGCCACCCGCAAGCAGGTGGACATTCTCAGTGCCCAGGTCGCCAGTGCCGATGGCCAGCTCAAGCGGGCCGAAGCCGGGGTGGAGAAGGCCGAGCTGGATCTGTCCTATACCCGCATCACTGCCCCCGTCGACGGCATGGTCGGCGAGCGCGCCTTGCGCGTCGGTGCCTACGTCAATCCGGGCGCACGCTTGCTGTCGGTGGTGCCGCTGGAGCAGGCCTACGTCGTGGGCAACTTCCAGGAAACCCAACTGACCCACGTGCAACTCGGGCAGCCGGTGAGCATCAGCGTCGACACCTTCGCTGGCGAAACCCTCAAGGGCCATGTCCAGAGCATCGCCCCAGCCACGGGCGTGACCTTCGCTGCGGTCAAACCGGATAACGCCACCGGCAACTTCACCAAGGTGGTCCAGCGCATCCCGGTGAAGATCGTCTTCGATGACGGCCAGCCACTGTTGCAGCGCCTGCGCGTGGGGATGTCGGTGGTAGCCACCATCGACACCCAAGGCGACACCCTCGCAGGCAAAGAGGTGACTGCCCGATGA
- a CDS encoding efflux transporter outer membrane subunit, with protein sequence MPRRIIRALNALSACALSLSLSGCIGTWGIAPQSKTLQANTLATDHAISEAARDARWPDQQWWRAYGDAQLDRWVALALAGSPSLAMAVARVREAKAMAGVVESAEKLQGNGQASLKRHNWPEDQFYGPGALSGANTWDNNAALGLSYALDLWGRERNASEQALDLAHMSVAEARQAQLELENNLVKVYIQLALHFAQRDIVKSELEQQEQILGLAKRRLEGGIGTHFEVSQAEAPLPETHRQLDALNEEIALARNQLAALAGKGPGEGAQLQRPSLTLGAALTLPSALPAELVGQRPDVVASRWQVAAQARGIDVAHAGFFPNVDLVGSLGFMATGGGALEFLTGRKFNYNVGPAISLPIFDGGRLRAQLGVASAGYDVAVARYNQTVIGALKNISDQLIRRESMKEQAHFAQASVAAAQKTYDIALVAFQRGLTDYLNVLNAQTLLFRQQQVQQQVQAARLTAHAELVTALGGGLQAGQDAPAEQRQAAPKTPATLAIFDKPDHSQ encoded by the coding sequence GTGCCGCGTCGCATCATCAGAGCGCTGAATGCGCTCAGTGCCTGTGCCCTTAGCCTGTCCTTGTCTGGCTGTATCGGAACCTGGGGTATCGCCCCGCAAAGCAAGACGCTGCAAGCCAATACCCTAGCCACCGACCACGCCATCAGCGAGGCCGCCCGCGATGCCCGCTGGCCCGACCAGCAGTGGTGGCGCGCCTATGGCGATGCCCAGCTCGACCGTTGGGTAGCCCTGGCCCTGGCCGGCAGCCCGAGCCTGGCGATGGCCGTAGCGCGAGTGCGCGAAGCCAAGGCTATGGCCGGCGTGGTCGAATCGGCGGAGAAACTCCAGGGTAACGGCCAGGCCAGCCTCAAGCGGCATAACTGGCCAGAGGATCAGTTCTACGGCCCCGGCGCGTTGTCGGGTGCCAACACCTGGGACAACAATGCCGCCCTTGGCCTGAGCTATGCCCTGGACCTGTGGGGGCGCGAGCGCAACGCCAGCGAGCAGGCGCTCGACCTGGCCCACATGAGCGTGGCCGAAGCGCGCCAGGCTCAGCTGGAGCTGGAAAACAACCTGGTCAAGGTCTACATCCAGCTGGCCCTGCACTTTGCCCAGCGCGACATCGTCAAGTCCGAGCTCGAACAGCAGGAGCAGATCCTGGGCCTGGCCAAGCGTCGCCTGGAGGGCGGCATCGGCACTCACTTCGAGGTCAGCCAGGCCGAAGCGCCGCTGCCCGAGACCCATCGCCAGCTCGACGCGCTCAATGAAGAAATCGCCCTGGCGCGTAACCAGCTGGCGGCCCTGGCCGGCAAGGGGCCGGGGGAGGGCGCGCAGCTCCAGCGTCCGAGCCTGACCCTTGGCGCAGCGCTGACCTTGCCTTCGGCATTGCCCGCCGAATTGGTCGGCCAGCGCCCCGACGTGGTCGCCAGCCGCTGGCAGGTCGCGGCGCAGGCGCGGGGTATCGACGTCGCACACGCAGGCTTCTTCCCCAACGTCGACCTGGTCGGCAGCTTGGGCTTCATGGCCACTGGGGGTGGCGCGCTGGAGTTTCTCACCGGGCGCAAGTTCAACTACAACGTCGGCCCGGCCATCAGCTTGCCGATCTTCGATGGTGGCCGCCTGCGCGCGCAGTTGGGTGTGGCCTCGGCGGGGTATGACGTCGCCGTGGCGCGCTACAACCAGACCGTGATCGGCGCGCTGAAGAACATCTCCGATCAATTGATCCGCCGCGAGTCGATGAAAGAGCAGGCGCACTTCGCCCAAGCGTCGGTGGCCGCCGCGCAGAAGACCTACGACATTGCCCTGGTCGCCTTCCAGCGCGGCCTGACCGACTACCTCAACGTGCTCAATGCGCAGACCTTGTTGTTCCGCCAGCAGCAAGTGCAGCAGCAGGTCCAAGCCGCGCGCCTGACCGCCCATGCCGAGCTGGTCACAGCGTTAGGTGGTGGTCTGCAAGCGGGCCAGGATGCACCTGCCGAACAGCGCCAGGCCGCGCCGAAAACCCCAGCCACCCTGGCCATCTTCGACAAGCCGGACCACAGCCAATGA
- a CDS encoding universal stress protein: MPRPVLIAIDASPAASALLNLALRYCRPDEQQLHVLMAIDSSFAVHDKPLPFSAGELEEYPAACEEQQLAEQAVSEALTTLRNAGFNAQGCMIAAEPVEAIVDKAKALDCELIIIGHRHLSRLGRLLDPSISAKVIDRVQVPVLVGAA; encoded by the coding sequence ATGCCCCGCCCCGTCCTGATCGCCATCGACGCCTCCCCCGCTGCCAGCGCCCTGCTGAACCTGGCGCTGCGCTACTGCCGCCCGGACGAGCAGCAACTGCACGTGCTGATGGCCATCGACTCAAGCTTTGCTGTGCACGACAAACCCCTTCCCTTCAGCGCAGGCGAGCTGGAGGAATACCCCGCCGCCTGCGAAGAACAGCAACTGGCCGAGCAGGCCGTGTCCGAGGCGCTGACAACCCTGCGCAACGCAGGCTTCAATGCGCAGGGCTGCATGATCGCCGCTGAGCCGGTCGAGGCCATTGTCGACAAGGCCAAGGCGCTGGACTGCGAACTGATCATCATCGGCCACCGCCACCTGTCGCGGCTGGGCCGGCTGCTGGATCCGTCGATTAGCGCCAAGGTGATTGATCGGGTGCAGGTTCCGGTGTTGGTGGGGGCTGCGTAA
- a CDS encoding FUSC family protein: MSTSSLPVRWLQSLEWRRGFFAWARTDGVTWVYIFKVLAAAFITLWLAMRLELPQPRTAMITVFIVMQPQSGHVFAKSFYRVLGTLAGSAMMVALIALFPQNTELFLPSLALWVGLCSAGAMRYRTFRAYGFVLAGYTAAMIGLPVLEHPDQAFMAAVWRVLEISLGILVSTMVSAAILPQSASAAMRNALYQRFGVFAGVVVEALRGDSQRDRFETSNVRFIAEAVGLESLRNVTAFEDPHMRRRSGRLVRMNSEFMAITTRFNALHRLLERLRARGPLQIVGAIEPGLATLAELLEPYVGRALTDADALRLTLELAAYKEGLQAQVRTLRAEYLETNPSEADLLDFHTAFELLYRFVDEMFSYAETHASLSAHNHQREQWDEPYVSQTNWLVSLAAGVRASAVLLLLGSYWLISDWPSGAMMTLIATVTVGLSAASPNPKRMSFQMACGTLIGAFIGFFETFFVFPWIDGFPLLCMVLAPVFVLGAFLSSRPAYAGYGIGLLVFFAIGSVPNNLTVYNPYTFINDYIGMVIGMLVCAAAGAIILPPNSRWLWSRLQRDLREQVLFAIGGRLRGLSSAFESRTRDLLHQAYGLAAGKPQVQSELMRWMFVVLEVGHAIIELRKEQDRAPVHPAYAESQPWRQAIRVMGRALARLFLQPNASNHERALVAVDHAISRVQATDEPFARHFDTSVLRRSQSYLHFIRTSLLDPQSPLAPAKGLHHAP; encoded by the coding sequence ATGAGCACATCGAGCTTGCCCGTGCGCTGGCTGCAAAGCCTGGAGTGGCGCCGGGGCTTCTTCGCCTGGGCGCGTACCGACGGGGTGACTTGGGTCTACATCTTCAAGGTACTGGCCGCAGCCTTCATCACCCTGTGGCTGGCCATGCGCCTGGAACTGCCGCAGCCGCGCACGGCGATGATCACCGTGTTCATCGTCATGCAGCCACAGAGCGGGCATGTGTTCGCCAAGAGCTTCTACCGGGTGCTCGGCACCTTGGCAGGTTCAGCGATGATGGTCGCGCTGATTGCGCTTTTTCCGCAGAACACCGAGCTATTCCTGCCCAGCCTGGCCCTGTGGGTGGGCCTGTGCTCGGCAGGCGCCATGCGCTACCGGACCTTCCGCGCCTACGGCTTCGTGCTCGCTGGCTACACCGCGGCGATGATCGGCCTGCCGGTGCTGGAACACCCTGACCAAGCCTTCATGGCCGCCGTGTGGCGGGTACTGGAGATCTCCTTGGGGATTCTGGTGTCGACCATGGTCAGCGCCGCGATCCTGCCGCAGTCGGCCAGCGCTGCCATGCGCAACGCCCTGTACCAGCGCTTTGGCGTCTTCGCAGGGGTGGTGGTCGAGGCGCTGCGGGGCGACAGCCAGCGTGATCGTTTCGAAACCAGCAACGTGCGCTTCATCGCCGAGGCCGTGGGCCTGGAAAGCCTGCGTAACGTCACCGCCTTCGAAGACCCGCACATGCGTCGGCGCAGCGGTCGCCTGGTGCGCATGAACAGCGAGTTCATGGCCATCACCACCCGCTTCAATGCCCTGCACCGCTTGCTCGAACGCTTGCGCGCACGCGGGCCGTTGCAGATCGTCGGCGCTATCGAGCCGGGGCTTGCAACCCTCGCCGAGTTGCTCGAACCCTACGTCGGCCGGGCCCTGACCGATGCCGATGCACTACGCCTGACCCTGGAGCTGGCCGCCTACAAGGAGGGCCTGCAAGCCCAGGTGCGCACCCTGCGCGCCGAGTACCTGGAGACCAACCCCAGCGAAGCCGACCTGCTCGACTTCCACACCGCCTTCGAGCTGCTGTACCGCTTCGTCGACGAGATGTTCAGCTACGCCGAAACCCACGCCTCGCTGTCTGCGCACAACCACCAGCGCGAGCAGTGGGACGAGCCCTATGTGTCGCAGACCAACTGGCTGGTGTCGCTGGCTGCCGGGGTACGCGCTTCGGCGGTGCTGCTGTTGCTGGGCAGCTACTGGCTGATCAGCGACTGGCCGAGCGGGGCGATGATGACCCTGATCGCCACCGTCACCGTCGGCCTGTCGGCGGCTTCGCCCAACCCCAAGCGCATGTCGTTCCAGATGGCCTGCGGCACGCTGATCGGCGCCTTTATCGGCTTTTTCGAAACCTTCTTCGTCTTCCCCTGGATCGATGGCTTCCCGCTGTTGTGCATGGTCCTGGCGCCGGTATTCGTGCTCGGCGCGTTCCTCTCCTCGCGCCCGGCCTACGCCGGCTACGGGATTGGCTTGCTGGTGTTCTTCGCCATCGGCTCGGTGCCGAACAACCTCACCGTGTACAACCCCTACACCTTCATCAACGACTACATCGGCATGGTCATCGGCATGCTGGTTTGCGCTGCCGCCGGGGCGATCATCCTGCCGCCCAACAGCCGCTGGCTGTGGAGCCGTTTGCAGCGCGACCTGCGTGAGCAGGTGCTGTTCGCCATCGGCGGGCGCCTGCGCGGGCTGAGCTCGGCATTCGAAAGCCGCACTCGCGACTTGCTGCACCAAGCCTATGGCCTGGCCGCTGGCAAGCCGCAGGTGCAGAGCGAACTGATGCGCTGGATGTTCGTGGTGCTGGAAGTCGGCCACGCCATCATCGAGCTGCGCAAGGAGCAGGACCGCGCCCCAGTGCACCCGGCCTATGCCGAGTCGCAGCCCTGGCGCCAGGCGATCCGGGTGATGGGCCGGGCGCTGGCGCGCTTGTTCCTGCAACCCAACGCCAGCAACCACGAGCGCGCGCTGGTCGCGGTGGACCATGCGATCAGTCGCGTGCAAGCCACCGACGAGCCGTTCGCCCGCCACTTCGACACCTCGGTGCTGCGCCGCTCGCAAAGCTACCTGCACTTCATCCGTACTTCCCTGCTCGACCCACAGTCGCCGCTGGCCCCGGCGAAAGGATTGCACCATGCCCCGTGA
- a CDS encoding LysR family transcriptional regulator, translating to MQLPDMNLLVALDALLDEGSVVGAAQRMNLSPAAMSRTLGRIRDALGDPILVRAGRGLVPTPRALALREQVSLLVEQAGQVFRSAEDVDLLNLDRAFNIRTNDLFIALYGAQLLRMMHEQAPRTVLRFVPESPGGDDDSVLRDGRTDLVISSSIDLAPEIKVQSLFHTFYVGLARRDHPIFDAEITPARFAAYPQISVSRRGRANGPIDVELANFKVQRRVALITPSFHSALFSLPDSDLILPMPANILNSVTKLGLPLRSFEIPVPLERVNVMQAWHPRFHSDPAHRWLRQTLKACCSVDP from the coding sequence ATGCAACTCCCGGACATGAACCTGCTCGTCGCCCTCGACGCCCTGCTCGATGAAGGCAGCGTGGTTGGCGCAGCCCAGCGCATGAACCTGAGCCCGGCAGCCATGAGCCGAACGCTGGGGCGCATCCGCGATGCACTGGGCGATCCGATTCTGGTGCGTGCGGGTCGCGGCCTGGTCCCCACGCCACGCGCCCTGGCCCTGCGCGAGCAGGTCAGCCTGCTGGTCGAGCAGGCCGGGCAGGTGTTTCGCAGCGCCGAAGACGTCGACCTGCTCAACCTGGATCGGGCCTTCAACATCCGCACCAACGACCTGTTCATCGCCCTGTATGGCGCCCAGCTGTTGCGCATGATGCACGAACAGGCACCGCGCACGGTCCTGCGCTTCGTGCCCGAGAGCCCAGGCGGTGATGATGACAGCGTGCTGCGCGACGGGCGCACTGACCTGGTGATCAGCTCAAGCATCGACCTGGCGCCAGAGATCAAGGTGCAGAGCTTGTTCCATACCTTTTATGTTGGCTTGGCGCGCCGCGATCATCCGATCTTCGATGCCGAGATCACCCCGGCGCGCTTTGCCGCTTATCCACAGATCAGCGTGTCGCGGCGCGGCCGGGCCAATGGCCCGATCGATGTCGAGCTGGCCAACTTCAAGGTGCAGCGGCGGGTGGCGCTGATTACCCCAAGTTTTCACTCGGCGCTGTTCTCGCTGCCCGATTCGGACCTGATCCTGCCGATGCCGGCCAATATCCTCAACAGCGTTACCAAGCTCGGGCTGCCGTTGCGTTCGTTCGAGATCCCGGTGCCGTTGGAACGGGTCAATGTGATGCAGGCGTGGCACCCACGTTTTCACAGTGATCCGGCGCACCGCTGGTTGCGCCAGACCTTGAAAGCTTGTTGCAGTGTCGATCCGTGA